TGAGCGTCAGTCTTCGCCATCTGGAGCAACTTCAGGGACGTAGCCAAGCGCATCGATGATTTCCGACAACACCTCCTGCTGGGCTTCGGATTTTTTCTGACGCGCGACATACTCATCCTGCAGAGTCTTGAGTACGGCGGCGGAAACCGACGGATCGGCGCTCGCGCGAGTCCATTCCTCGTAGACAGCCTCATCGGCGGCAATAAGATGGCGGTGCTCACGGATTGCAGCAACTGCCAGCACCTCTAGTTCTGACTCTTGCATCGAACTGTAGCGAGATGAGCCCACATCGTTCATCCGCTTCTCCCCTAACTTCATTCTCTGCCGCCCGGACCTAGGTCTGCAGTCTGATTATATCGGTTGAGCGCCGCCACAATATCCACTGACCGTCATCCATCTGAGATTTCTGGATAGGGGCAACTGGATCCTGTGCGACTTCATCTCACGCCTCCCCATACCGACGTCGAAGAGATGCACGGACTTGAACGAAACTGTCTTGCTTATTTGCTCAAAAGAATTCGACCCTCGCTTGAGCTGTAGAGAATACTCCGTGGAAGGATACTCATCAAGCCGCTGTTCTCTCGATCATGGATATTCGAGAGGTATTTGCGCGAAATTTGCGAGCTGCGCGACAGGCTAAAGGCTTGTCCCAGGAGGAACTCGCGCATCGCGCGGACATCGATCGCACCTACATCAGTTCGCTAGAGCGTAGCGTCTACAATGCAAGCATCGATGTCGTGGAACGTTTGGCGACAGTCTTGGACATCGAAGCCTGTGAGTTGCTGAAGCGGCCGCCGAAGGAGATGCCAACCGAGCTTGACGATTAAGAAAAGTTGCCTTGCGGACTGCCGGGTTCATGCCCAGCCGCGCGAATGACGAGAATTGATTTATGCCAGCCACATTGCGAGTTGCCCGCGCATCGTATGTATTCTTTCGAAGGAGAATAATTTATGGCTGCAGCACTTCGCGAAAACACACCCACTGAGGCGGCTGCCGTGAGTGAGATCGGCATGAAGTCGGTACCCAACGCGATCGACAAACGAATCATTAGAACACCCTATACCAGTCACCGAAGCCGTGCGATCACTGAGGACGATCTGCTGCGCCTGAAGGTCTGGTTCGGCGTTGGTTCGATCCTTTCCACCGAGCGCCGGAAACGCCTTTTTGCCGCCTTCGATGAAAATCCTGAAGCCGACACGGTCAGAGCGGACGACTATTTGATCGTCGACGTCGCGAGAGCGAGGGAGCACTTGGCCGCGCGCGGCCAAGACCTGGCGAACGAAGCGGTCGACGTCGCTCTCGAAGAGGACGACGTCCTGCTGACGCGGGTATCCACCGGTAGAGTGAAGGTCAATTCCCGCCAATCTGGACAGATCGATCCGAATCCCCGCGCCCCGACGTCGCACTGCCTCCACGGCTCCTGTTCCTCGGTAGGACGTATCTTCTCGCTTTGCCGCGGCAATTCGACGGTAGTTTCCGAAAAAAGAGCTTGAAATATGCATTCACGCTCAAAATTTCCCGTCTTCCATGCCTAGTCCGCATCCTTAAATGCCTACCGTGCCGCGTTGAGCCACTCGGACTCAACTTGGTGAGGGCAGGATGTTCTCGTAATGGCTGGCCCGCAACAAACCCGAATACTATGCATATGGCTCACACTAATTTCATGCGTCGAAAACACACTAAGTGCATGCTTGGGCTTGCGCTGAGTTCTCGCACGGCCAAACATGCCTCGCGGAGAAAGACAAACACTATTGCTGACCAGCAATGCGAGATAGATCGACCCGTATCCCCGCAGTGCCAATTTTCCTTTCGTCCGAAGGTTCTGCCTCAATCTGCAGCAAAGCCCCGGCATCGATTGTGCCCGCCTCCGATTTATCGCCCCGCGGTTCCTTTTGGTTGGCTAGTGCCCCCTCGGGGTCCTCCGCCTGAAACACCCTCACGCCCTCGAACTCACCGGTCTTCCATGCATAAATCGCATCCTCGACAATCTTCGGGAAGACGTCTTTGCTCGTGGGGTTGCCGCCATACCATTTCGCAACGATCCTGAGCACCTTCGCGAACATCGCCGTGCCTTTGCGAAGGTTTTGGCAGGGATCGACAAGGTCGGGCTTCAGATCCGCCAGTTCCTTGACTCCCACGCCCGCGGGGAACTGGGTCGGCCCAACGCGAACGACCGCCTGACCAGCATATTGCCGTACGATCGCCATCGCCTCCTCGGCCGATGCCGCTTTCGGAACGAGGATCAATCGGCCGCCTGATTTAACGGTGACGGCGAAGGGATCAGCCGAGCCCGCTGCCATCACGAACTGCTCGACGATTGCGGGCTTGAGCAAAGGGTCTGCGCATTCTTTTATCAGGGCTGCGTCGATCATGGTGTCTCCTGAGCACTCAGGTGTTGAAGGCAACAACAAGCGGTTTTGCGAAGAGCTTTGACCACGCCGTGGTAGCGGCTCGCTGGATAGCAACGATTGATGTCTCTTCGGTCCACCACCCGTTTCCGACAGCAATAATGAAGTCCGGATCGTGCAGCATGGACTGAAGGATGGGCCAAACGATCAGTTGCTCGTAGCAGATCAGTGGTGCGGCGCGGCTGGCACCGATGGAGACGACCGGGTTCGCGAAGAAATCCGCCCGGGTGCCGCCGCTCTCCCCAAACCAGGATCGCCATGGCTGCCACATCGAACCGGGAACCGGCATGCGTTCGCGATAGAGGATGCGGCCGCCCTTCCGGTCGACCGCGGCGAGGACATTGTCGTAGCCGGTGGCATCGAGAACCGTGGCGCCGGCGATGACCGTCGCATCACCGGCGCGGAGGACGCCTACCCACAGCCGCTCCATGGTCGGCGTCCAGAAGCCAAGCGCAGTTTCCGGCAGCACCACGACGCGGCCGCCATCGCTGGCCGCATTCCGCACTGTCGCTATCAAGTCACGCTGGCGTTGAAGTCCGGCCTCCCGACCGAGCGAAGCCCCCATTTCCAGATCGACGCCGCGCCAGCCTTCTGGTAGTTTCGGGTCGGTCCAGAACGCGGCGGACCACAGCCAAAAGCCAGTCAAGGCGATGGCGACAGCGGGCCAAATGCGGGTTACGAGGCCCGCAAGGCCAGCTGTGATCAAGTTCAGTCCCCACCACCCCCATCCTGGAAACAGAACACCGGCAGCAGTTACCGGGTGCGCCCAGCCCGTGATGCCGAATGGCGGGATGGACATGATGACGGCCGCGAGAAGATAGCGAAACGGACGAACGTTCGGGTTCTTCGTCCAAAGGACGGAATGCACCACCACAAAGCTCAAAGAAGCGCACAACCAGAGCAGAAGGCCCAGCCAAATGTCCGCCGCATAGAAGGTGGCAACGCCTTGGGGCAAACCACGTGATGCGGCCAGGAAATATCCGGCGGAGACGAGTGCCACGACCGATCTCGTTTGCGCGAGCGACCATAGAATTGGAAATCCCAGGGCGGCAGGAAGGAGCAACACATGACCACTCCAGCCCACCACGCCGATCACAATTGAAGCGAGGAACAGCAGCGTAGTTCGAAGGTGATCACGGCGCATAGGTGAGTACCTCCCGCGCCAGACCGAGAATGCCGGAAGCTGGCAGCGGACCGAAGTAGCGGGAGTCGTAGGAGCCGGGGAACGCGGAATGTAGGAAGACATATCCTGGCGGGACAGTGCCGCTCGGAAACGGCGGCAACGGCCGTCCCTTTCCATCTCGTGATGCGAGACTGGAAAAAGAAACCACCCGCCCATCCACAGTCACGCTGGCGCTGATTTCGACATGCTGTCCTGCAACGGCCATCACCGTCTTGATCAGCGGCGCGACGCCACTTGGGCAGGAACCGGAACGAAGATAGCCGCGGGCTTTCGCCTCCCGCATTCCCGCCGTGTCCGGCGGGCAGATGAACACCAGGTCGTCGACCGCCGCAGGTCGATAAGCCGGGACAATGCGCCAGAGACCAAGCGGCTCGCTCGGGGTCAAATTGAGGCGATAACCGCCGGCGACGGCAGTGACGATCGCCAGGCTGGCGGCCAGTGCAGCCATCGAAATGATCTGTGCCGCTTGCCGTTGTTGCGCGGTCACCGCCCAAGGTATTCCAGCCCCTTCGGTCATTTCAGCGAGCGCCCTTGGCTCTTCGTCTGACGCAGCGTCTCAGCCTGCTTGAGTGCTTCGGTCGTTCGTTCATGAGAGCCAAGTTGCTGGACCGTCCGCATGGAATTCCACGCGGACTGGACCTCAACCTTTTGGCTGACCGTCATGCCCGATGTGACGGTCTCGAAGGTCTTGCCACTCGTGTCTTTCGCGGCCAAAGGCAGGAATGTCCGTTCTCCGAAGCGCTCGGACACAGCCTTCGCGAAACCTTCGAGTTCGGCCTTCACCATCTTATCGGCCAGCGCATATTCGAGACCGGCCGGGAGATCATTGCTGTCGATCGCATCGCGGACCCGCTCGAGCGTTTGTTTGGCAGATGCTGAGAGCGCCGGGATATCGACCGAAACCTTGAGCCGGACCGCGCGCTCCTCCGTCTCGTGTTTGAATTCGGCCTCGGCCCGCTCACGAAGGTAGCGTTTAAGATTTCGGGCGAGCGCGGGCACATTGGCGACCGCTTTCTCCCGCTCCTGCTTGTCGGCACGGCTGGCAAGAAGACCGGTCTTGCCCTTCAGCGCACCGAAGCTTTCAGGGGCGCCGGCAATCCTTTCGAGGGTCGACTGCGCGACCGACTGGTCCTTGGCCATGGCGTCGACATTGATTGCGTTGAAAGCCGCCTCCGGCTGCGCGTAGACGAGGTGGAAACGGGTCGAGACGTCCTCCCATTGTTTCTTTAGGCCGGGATCCGCGGCGAGCTTATCCTCGACAGCCTGGCCGAACGATTTCGGGAAGGTGGTGATGCCTGATACCATGGGCTTGGCCTCCTTGATTGTGTCCGGGATGGAGTGTTTGTTGCTGCCTCGGACCAGTCCGAGTGCCGCACCCATGGCGGCAAGACGTGCGCCGAGGTCGGCGAGTTTCTGTTTTTGCCGGACGGCCCATTGGAGGCGATCGTGTGCGATCGTGCGGGCGACGTTGACAAGATGAAGGCCCCGCGCTTCCGCGAAGCGCAGCGCCTGCCGATAGAACGACGCCTTCTCGTAATCGAGGGTCGTCTCCTTGGCGTTTCGGCGCGACAGGATCGGGATGAGGCCGCCGGATTTCGCGAAAGAGCGTCGGCCGTAATAGACGGCGAGATCCTCGCGATGGCGCGTCATCGCCACATAGGTGAGATGGCGGTCCAACGAGAGGGAAGCAAGCACCTTCACCCGGTCGACGGTCGCGCCCTGGCTCTTGTGGATCGTCGTCGCATAGCCGTGATCGAGGTTGTTGTAGAAGCGCTGTTCGATAGTGACCAGACGGCGATGTTCCCCTCCGCCAAGCTCCGCCACAAGCCGCCCAGGTGCTGCCTCGATGACCTTGGCCAACATACCGTTCTTGACGCCAAGGCTGCCCTCGTTCTTGAGGAACACGATCTGGTCGCCGGCCGCGAACATGCGGGTTCCGTCCTCTGTCTTGAACGCAAACCCGTCTGCGATGATGCCGCGCTCGACAAGCTTGGCTCGCGCCATCTCGTTGAGCATCCGAACATCACGGCGAAGATGTGCGAGGATCAGGGTGGTCTTCGAAGGATCGTAACCGTGGTTCCAATCGGCGATCAGGCTTTCGACCGCCTGCGCCTTGAGGTCCAGCCCGTTGAAGCGCCCATGCGCACGATAAGCTTCGACCGCTTCGCCGACCTTGCCGCGCGCCAGATCGAGCGACGCGTCGCGCATCCATTGCTGGCGCTGACGATAGATCGTTTCGAGTTCGGCATAGCCGATCCGGTCGGCAATCGCCCGGAAGCCGGCTCCCGCCCCGATCGGCTGAAGCTGTTCGGGGTCGCCGACCAGAACCAGTTTCGCACCGGCCTTGGTGACGGCATCGACGAACAGCGCCATCTGCCGCGATGAGACCATGCCGGCCTCGTCCAGCACGAAAACCGTCTTGTCGTCGATGTGGTTGCGACCCTCGTTCCAGCGCAGCTCCCACGACGATAGTGTGCGGGATTGAATGCCGGCTTCCTTCTCCAGGCCCTCGGCCGCTTTGCCGGCAAGCGCACCACCGACGACACGATAGCCGGCCGCTTCCCAGGCTTCGCGCGCCGCCTTCATCATCGTCGTCTTGCCGGCGCCGGCGCGGCCGATGACGGCGGCGATCCGTTCGCCGCCAGCCACATGTTCGATCGCCGTCCGCTGCTCAACCGACAGACGGGCATGGCGCGCAAAGGTCGCCTCCAGAACCGCCTCGCGCACACCATGAGAGGCGCGGCCGGACAGCCAGATAGCCCGGTTGACCATCTCGGCTTCAAGTCGGATCATCTGCCGCGACGTGTACTTGGCTGGTGTCCGAATACCGGTCGCAAAGTTGATCCGCTCGCGTTCGAGCCGGAGGGCCTCCGGGCTCTGCAGGATCCTCACCATCAGGCTCTGAAACAGACTCGCATCGTCGATATAGCGGTATAACACCTTCGCAACATCCCGTTCGTCGAAGACGCTCTTCTCCCGCGTGATCAGGTCGAGCACGATCTCCGGACGGCGCTGGATGCGGCGGGCGTTCTCGCTGCGGCGGGCCTCCTGAAACTTGACCCGTTCGAGCTTGCTTGCCGGGGTCTCCTGCTTCCGATCGGTCTGCTCGGCCTTGCGCTCGATGGCTTTGGTGCCGACGCCGAGGTGAATGGTCGGCTCCAGGGCAATGCCCTGCCTTTCGAAGGAACGGCCATCGATGCGGATATCGAGGCCGGCAAGCGCCAGATGTTTGTTCTGGCAGGCAAACCAGCCGTCGCGAAACGCATTGAAATCCTCAGCGCTGCCGGCCCATAGCTCATAGACGATCTTGCCGGCGTCATTGCGGATCGGCTTGCCGTCCGGGGCGAGAACCGCGACCTTCTTCGAGCCGAACCCGTCTTCGGTGAGCGGCCGCAATGTCGTCATCAGATGCACATGTGGATTGCCCGGAGCATCGTGATAAACCCAGTCGGCGACCATACCCTTCGACGTGATGTGCCGCTCCACGAAATCCCGGACGAGGGCGATGTTCTGCGCGGCCGTTAGCTCTATTGGCAGCGCGATCGTCACATCCTTGGCAAGCTGGGCATCTGAGCGCTTTTCGAATACCTCCACCTTGTTCCAGAAAGCCTCGGATGCGCCGGCGACCGAGCGATCGGCGACCATCATGCGCAACCATTCCGGCGCATCGGATGGAACGACGAGCTCCTCATGCAGGAGCCCCTGCTTTCGGGTGTAGTCGATCGTCCGAGCTTCCCGCTCGAACTCCATCTTGGCGCAGTGCCGGTAGGCCGCCGACAGGACGGCGCTGCGGCCGGAGCCACGGGCGACGACGCTTACGGAGAAGTGAGGGACGGCCACGGCGAATTCTTTCCCGGTTGCGAACAAAATCAATGCGTTCGTCGGGAGCGGCGGCCCCGTCAGTCTCTCTCAGCAACAAGTCGCGCCAGCGACGTATAATTGCGCCCTTGGAAGCCGCTCCTTCGGAACGGCCGGGATGATCCACCAAAGCATCGCCGTTGGCGATTGTAGGATTCACAGTAGTGCGTTCCGCACTCTGTTCCGAAAAAAACTGACTTCGAAAGACACGCTTTCTCAGCCAGGGAGACAATCGGAATGAAGAAGCCATCCGCGAAAATCCGCGACGAAATCGCCAAGCTGCAGGAACAGCTCAAGATTGCCGAGACCAGGGAAGCGGAACGCATCGGCCGGATCGCGCTCAAGGCGGGCCTTGGCGAGATCGAAATCGACGAGGCGGAACTTCAGGCAGCGTTTGAGCAAGTGACCAAGCGATTCCGCGGAGGGCAGGGCGTTACAACCGGAGGGAAGAAGGGCGCCGGCGAGAGCGGCGGCGCAACGCCGACCGCGACGGACGCGTCTGGCGCGGGTGCGGGCAGCGCTGGCGAGGCTTGAGCGCATGACGAGGACGATGACATCCGACGCCCGCAAAAGGGACACGCGCGAAAAGATCGAGCTCGGCGGCCTGATCGTCAAGGCCGGTCTGCGCTACGAGAAGCGAGCGCTGTTGCTGGGCACGCTGATCGATGCAGCGCGCCGCATCAAGGGTGACGATGGCGAGCGCTCCAGGCTCATGGCAATCGGCGTGGAGGCCTTCGGCAATGACGATCAATAGGATTGCGCTCGTCGTCGTACCAACAGCGTTGATGATCCTCGTCGTCATCGGGATGACGGGGGTCGAGCAGTGGCTTTCGGGTTTCGGCAAGACCGAGGCCGCGCGACTGGCATGGGGGCGGGCGGGCATCGCATTGCCCTATGTCGCCAGTGCGGCGATCGGAGTGCTGTTGCTTTTCGCGAGCGCCGGTTCGATCAATATCAAGCAGGCAGGTTGGGGCGTCGTCGCGGGATCGAGTGGGACAATCCTGGTCGCAGCAGTCCGCGAAACAATGCGCCTTTCCGCTGTCATCAAGGCGGCACCC
The sequence above is drawn from the Rhizobium favelukesii genome and encodes:
- a CDS encoding transcriptional repressor TraM, yielding MNDVGSSRYSSMQESELEVLAVAAIREHRHLIAADEAVYEEWTRASADPSVSAAVLKTLQDEYVARQKKSEAQQEVLSEIIDALGYVPEVAPDGED
- a CDS encoding helix-turn-helix domain-containing protein encodes the protein MDIREVFARNLRAARQAKGLSQEELAHRADIDRTYISSLERSVYNASIDVVERLATVLDIEACELLKRPPKEMPTELDD
- a CDS encoding TraH family protein yields the protein MIDAALIKECADPLLKPAIVEQFVMAAGSADPFAVTVKSGGRLILVPKAASAEEAMAIVRQYAGQAVVRVGPTQFPAGVGVKELADLKPDLVDPCQNLRKGTAMFAKVLRIVAKWYGGNPTSKDVFPKIVEDAIYAWKTGEFEGVRVFQAEDPEGALANQKEPRGDKSEAGTIDAGALLQIEAEPSDERKIGTAGIRVDLSRIAGQQ
- a CDS encoding conjugal transfer protein TraB, producing MRRDHLRTTLLFLASIVIGVVGWSGHVLLLPAALGFPILWSLAQTRSVVALVSAGYFLAASRGLPQGVATFYAADIWLGLLLWLCASLSFVVVHSVLWTKNPNVRPFRYLLAAVIMSIPPFGITGWAHPVTAAGVLFPGWGWWGLNLITAGLAGLVTRIWPAVAIALTGFWLWSAAFWTDPKLPEGWRGVDLEMGASLGREAGLQRQRDLIATVRNAASDGGRVVVLPETALGFWTPTMERLWVGVLRAGDATVIAGATVLDATGYDNVLAAVDRKGGRILYRERMPVPGSMWQPWRSWFGESGGTRADFFANPVVSIGASRAAPLICYEQLIVWPILQSMLHDPDFIIAVGNGWWTEETSIVAIQRAATTAWSKLFAKPLVVAFNT
- the traF gene encoding conjugative transfer signal peptidase TraF, whose amino-acid sequence is MAALAASLAIVTAVAGGYRLNLTPSEPLGLWRIVPAYRPAAVDDLVFICPPDTAGMREAKARGYLRSGSCPSGVAPLIKTVMAVAGQHVEISASVTVDGRVVSFSSLASRDGKGRPLPPFPSGTVPPGYVFLHSAFPGSYDSRYFGPLPASGILGLAREVLTYAP
- the traA gene encoding Ti-type conjugative transfer relaxase TraA, which encodes MAVPHFSVSVVARGSGRSAVLSAAYRHCAKMEFEREARTIDYTRKQGLLHEELVVPSDAPEWLRMMVADRSVAGASEAFWNKVEVFEKRSDAQLAKDVTIALPIELTAAQNIALVRDFVERHITSKGMVADWVYHDAPGNPHVHLMTTLRPLTEDGFGSKKVAVLAPDGKPIRNDAGKIVYELWAGSAEDFNAFRDGWFACQNKHLALAGLDIRIDGRSFERQGIALEPTIHLGVGTKAIERKAEQTDRKQETPASKLERVKFQEARRSENARRIQRRPEIVLDLITREKSVFDERDVAKVLYRYIDDASLFQSLMVRILQSPEALRLERERINFATGIRTPAKYTSRQMIRLEAEMVNRAIWLSGRASHGVREAVLEATFARHARLSVEQRTAIEHVAGGERIAAVIGRAGAGKTTMMKAAREAWEAAGYRVVGGALAGKAAEGLEKEAGIQSRTLSSWELRWNEGRNHIDDKTVFVLDEAGMVSSRQMALFVDAVTKAGAKLVLVGDPEQLQPIGAGAGFRAIADRIGYAELETIYRQRQQWMRDASLDLARGKVGEAVEAYRAHGRFNGLDLKAQAVESLIADWNHGYDPSKTTLILAHLRRDVRMLNEMARAKLVERGIIADGFAFKTEDGTRMFAAGDQIVFLKNEGSLGVKNGMLAKVIEAAPGRLVAELGGGEHRRLVTIEQRFYNNLDHGYATTIHKSQGATVDRVKVLASLSLDRHLTYVAMTRHREDLAVYYGRRSFAKSGGLIPILSRRNAKETTLDYEKASFYRQALRFAEARGLHLVNVARTIAHDRLQWAVRQKQKLADLGARLAAMGAALGLVRGSNKHSIPDTIKEAKPMVSGITTFPKSFGQAVEDKLAADPGLKKQWEDVSTRFHLVYAQPEAAFNAINVDAMAKDQSVAQSTLERIAGAPESFGALKGKTGLLASRADKQEREKAVANVPALARNLKRYLRERAEAEFKHETEERAVRLKVSVDIPALSASAKQTLERVRDAIDSNDLPAGLEYALADKMVKAELEGFAKAVSERFGERTFLPLAAKDTSGKTFETVTSGMTVSQKVEVQSAWNSMRTVQQLGSHERTTEALKQAETLRQTKSQGRSLK
- the traC gene encoding conjugal transfer protein TraC, coding for MKKPSAKIRDEIAKLQEQLKIAETREAERIGRIALKAGLGEIEIDEAELQAAFEQVTKRFRGGQGVTTGGKKGAGESGGATPTATDASGAGAGSAGEA
- the traD gene encoding type IV conjugative transfer system coupling protein TraD is translated as MTRTMTSDARKRDTREKIELGGLIVKAGLRYEKRALLLGTLIDAARRIKGDDGERSRLMAIGVEAFGNDDQ